The following are encoded together in the Pleurocapsa sp. FMAR1 genome:
- the psaK gene encoding photosystem I reaction center subunit PsaK — protein MISNFLLAVQYTPSTADWTPTVAIVMIMSNLFCIAIGRYAIQNSGQGPSLPVPKPEVWSNFGLPELLATTSLGHILGAGIILGLGNAGVL, from the coding sequence ATGATATCTAATTTTCTTTTAGCAGTTCAATACACCCCTTCAACAGCCGATTGGACTCCTACCGTGGCAATAGTCATGATTATGTCTAATTTATTTTGTATTGCCATTGGTCGCTATGCGATTCAAAATTCAGGGCAAGGTCCTAGCTTGCCCGTACCCAAACCTGAAGTATGGAGTAATTTCGGTTTACCTGAACTACTGGCAACTACTAGCTTAGGTCATATTCTGGGCGCAGGAATTATTCTTGGTTTAGGCAACGCAGGAGTTCTTTAG
- a CDS encoding alpha/beta hydrolase produces MIFSLFISSIANQSTLKSNRHRSRSKIAHLGSYIALGALQVVCSLGLIGYWTKKAVAAEEIVLSYGALEFPVSIKSLETYATTGKIEGELASYAGFLTPEQLQKFKVGLTTSADFDHLAIAQFLYSFQGEKILDRVSKVIKTKARQPGFYAIRSALILAAADAEDGGLTPLNVLKKFPTKILRIDSRQGLEIIKDLSQVVKGNQRAIAAVQAEATKESQLAVTAPKTINSDLLSPGKYSYRKELLTMKDSRRDDPSGRSRERTFPVELYLPKVKNRQPLPLIIISHGLGSDLTTFAYFAKHLASHGFAVAVPEHPGSSARQIQALLNGLVRDVTPPKELIDRPLDIKFVLDYIARNYGKKIDTNNVGMIGQSFGAYTALAIAGAELNWQTLNRDCTNLDDSWNLSLLLQCLALQIPVVETGVNLRDERIKAAVAINPLTSSVFGEQGLSKIKIPVMLVSGSADPVTPSLSEQIIPFTWLKTPKKYLVLLEGGTHFSTLNESAGSIPVPPQAIGPDPKIAQGYVKQLGLAFFSTYITNEPTYAQYLNAQYGSIISKPAMPLSLIEFLDSESLQLN; encoded by the coding sequence ATGATATTCTCTTTGTTTATTAGCTCGATAGCCAATCAATCTACCTTAAAAAGCAATCGGCATCGGTCTAGGAGTAAAATCGCCCACTTAGGTTCATATATTGCCCTGGGAGCTTTACAGGTAGTTTGCTCCCTGGGGCTGATTGGCTATTGGACGAAAAAAGCAGTAGCAGCCGAAGAAATCGTCTTAAGTTATGGAGCATTAGAGTTTCCTGTCTCAATTAAGTCTCTAGAAACTTATGCCACTACAGGAAAAATTGAAGGAGAGTTAGCCAGCTATGCTGGATTTCTGACCCCAGAACAGTTACAGAAATTTAAAGTGGGTTTAACAACTAGTGCGGATTTTGACCATTTAGCGATCGCTCAATTTCTCTATTCTTTTCAGGGAGAAAAAATTTTAGACCGAGTTTCTAAAGTAATTAAAACCAAAGCTCGTCAACCTGGGTTTTATGCAATTCGTTCGGCGTTGATTTTGGCAGCAGCAGACGCTGAAGATGGTGGATTAACTCCTCTTAACGTGCTGAAGAAGTTTCCAACCAAAATACTGCGAATTGATTCGAGACAAGGATTAGAGATCATTAAAGATCTCAGTCAAGTGGTTAAAGGCAATCAGCGCGCGATCGCTGCTGTGCAAGCTGAAGCCACAAAAGAAAGCCAACTAGCTGTGACTGCCCCCAAAACTATAAATTCAGATTTATTAAGCCCAGGTAAATATTCATACCGTAAAGAGCTATTGACGATGAAAGATAGCCGTCGCGATGATCCTTCGGGTCGGTCTCGCGAGCGCACTTTTCCCGTAGAGCTTTATTTACCTAAAGTTAAAAACAGGCAGCCATTGCCATTGATTATTATTTCTCATGGTTTGGGTAGCGACCTGACTACTTTTGCTTATTTTGCTAAACATCTTGCTTCTCATGGCTTTGCCGTTGCTGTACCCGAACATCCAGGCAGCAGTGCTAGACAAATTCAGGCTTTGTTAAACGGTTTAGTTAGAGATGTAACTCCACCCAAGGAGTTAATCGATCGTCCTTTAGATATTAAGTTCGTGCTGGATTATATAGCCCGTAACTATGGCAAAAAGATTGATACCAACAATGTCGGCATGATTGGACAGTCTTTTGGAGCATATACCGCTTTGGCGATCGCAGGAGCAGAATTAAATTGGCAAACTCTAAATCGAGATTGTACTAATTTAGATGATTCTTGGAATTTATCTTTACTGCTTCAGTGTCTAGCATTACAGATTCCTGTTGTAGAAACTGGCGTAAATCTTAGAGACGAGCGCATTAAAGCAGCAGTTGCTATTAATCCTTTGACTAGCTCCGTATTTGGCGAACAAGGCTTAAGTAAAATTAAGATTCCTGTAATGCTAGTATCAGGTAGCGCAGATCCCGTCACGCCCTCTTTATCTGAACAAATTATTCCCTTTACCTGGCTAAAAACTCCCAAAAAGTATTTAGTACTGCTAGAGGGTGGGACACATTTTTCCACTCTTAACGAGTCGGCTGGGAGTATTCCTGTTCCTCCCCAAGCGATCGGTCCCGATCCTAAAATAGCTCAAGGCTATGTTAAACAATTAGGATTAGCGTTTTTTAGTACTTACATTACTAACGAGCCAACCTATGCTCAGTATCTTAATGCTCAATACGGATCGATAATCAGCAAACCAGCCATGCCCTTGAGTTTGATAGAATTTCTAGATTCAGAATCTCTACAGCTAAATTAG
- a CDS encoding NAD-dependent epimerase/dehydratase family protein, with the protein MRIIMLGCGGFIGSHLLDRLLDEGGFEIHGWDPSDRKIARHLTNPNFHLHRNTTNSPGELAEIESEIAQADVVFNLAAICNPAEYNTRPLDTIYANLFDIYPIVELCAKYKKWLVSFSTSEVYGRTLSSYLPGDNYSNPDFYELREDETPLIMGPISNQRWTYACAKQMTERLIYAHNQENGMPFTIIRPLNFFGPKMDYIPGRDGSSDGVPRVLACFMTALLDNKPMQLVDGGLAQRTIVSIHDAVDAMRLMLKFPDKAQNQIFNIGNRNNEVNIAELAELMRLTYAKITGDLSYKNHPIVNTTSKQFYGEGYEDCDRRMPDLSKAETLLGWTPTKPLAEVLLETMSYYHQQYASPVQEKVSA; encoded by the coding sequence ATGCGAATAATAATGTTAGGTTGTGGTGGCTTTATTGGTAGTCATCTTTTAGACAGGCTACTTGATGAAGGTGGTTTTGAAATTCATGGCTGGGATCCTAGCGATCGCAAAATAGCCAGACATCTTACAAATCCCAATTTTCATTTACATCGAAATACGACTAATTCACCTGGAGAGTTAGCAGAAATTGAAAGTGAAATTGCCCAAGCTGATGTCGTCTTTAACTTAGCCGCTATCTGCAACCCAGCGGAGTATAATACTCGCCCATTAGACACGATCTATGCCAATTTATTCGATATCTATCCAATTGTAGAATTGTGCGCCAAGTACAAAAAATGGTTGGTTAGCTTTTCTACTAGCGAAGTATACGGTCGCACTTTATCGAGCTACTTACCTGGAGATAATTACAGCAACCCCGATTTTTACGAACTGCGAGAAGACGAAACGCCACTAATTATGGGACCAATTTCCAATCAGCGTTGGACTTATGCCTGTGCAAAACAGATGACCGAACGTTTGATCTACGCCCACAATCAAGAAAACGGTATGCCTTTTACCATCATCAGACCGCTTAACTTTTTTGGGCCAAAGATGGATTACATTCCTGGTCGAGATGGTAGTTCCGATGGCGTACCTAGAGTTTTAGCTTGCTTTATGACTGCTTTGTTAGACAACAAACCAATGCAACTGGTGGATGGTGGACTCGCACAGCGCACAATCGTATCTATTCATGATGCGGTTGATGCTATGCGTCTAATGCTTAAATTTCCAGACAAAGCTCAAAATCAAATCTTTAATATTGGCAACCGCAATAACGAAGTAAATATTGCCGAACTTGCTGAGTTGATGCGTCTTACCTACGCTAAGATTACGGGTGATTTAAGTTATAAAAATCATCCTATTGTTAATACTACCTCGAAGCAATTTTACGGTGAAGGATATGAAGATTGCGATCGCCGTATGCCCGATCTTAGTAAAGCAGAAACATTACTGGGTTGGACTCCAACAAAACCTTTGGCAGAAGTGTTGTTAGAGACAATGAGCTATTATCACCAACAATACGCATCTCCAGTGCAAGAAAAAGTTAGTGCTTAA
- a CDS encoding cupin domain-containing protein, with protein sequence MNKEDLIKHLSLVEHIEGGYFSETYRSETSIATSRTGSDRSILTSIYYLLTDDRPIDYFHKNQSDILHYFQAGSPITYLVLSPSGKLNKVKLGLNFAHGEVAQLLIPGNHWKAAVLETGEFGLLGESVAPGFDYRDMELGKADYFQDAFPDLWLELAIYVKD encoded by the coding sequence ATGAATAAAGAGGATTTAATCAAACATCTATCTTTAGTTGAACATATTGAGGGTGGTTATTTCTCTGAAACTTATCGCTCAGAAACAAGTATAGCAACCTCAAGAACAGGAAGCGATCGCAGTATACTCACTTCTATCTACTATCTGCTTACCGACGATCGTCCTATCGATTATTTTCACAAGAATCAGTCAGATATTTTGCATTATTTCCAAGCAGGCTCACCGATTACCTATCTAGTTCTTAGTCCATCTGGAAAATTGAACAAAGTCAAGCTTGGACTTAATTTTGCTCATGGAGAAGTAGCGCAGCTATTGATACCAGGAAATCATTGGAAAGCTGCCGTACTTGAAACAGGGGAATTTGGTTTATTGGGTGAATCTGTAGCTCCAGGCTTTGATTATCGCGATATGGAATTAGGAAAAGCAGACTACTTTCAAGACGCTTTTCCTGATTTATGGTTAGAATTAGCTATTTATGTAAAGGATTAA
- a CDS encoding glycosyltransferase family 4 protein: MERQKTRSLEARSQKCPRNDVWMLGERLDATFYEPRSGSVSFPDQLRGKITGIPHYWEYARRVTSRLGEDDFVFCEGEGLGIPFAAVNSSKKNRPKIVVRFHNINRPRGKSALSLYRVADKIDLYVAHSRAQLDFLRDYLHLPESKIGYFWYTTDCKFFKPGQPSANKIRPLIVSVGLERRDYHLLAAATKDLDVDVKIAGFSQFAPGLARNFPKTIPVNMSNSFYALPELLQLYHDADLIVVCVKPSDWSAGATSLVEAMACRKPIVVTRTEGLKEYLMDAEAILTVEPGDAKALQQAIAHLLNNPQEAEARAEKAYQLAIKRHQVEQQIETIATLMENI; this comes from the coding sequence TTGGAACGGCAAAAAACACGAAGTTTAGAAGCGCGATCGCAAAAATGCCCTCGTAACGATGTCTGGATGCTTGGTGAAAGATTGGATGCCACTTTTTATGAACCACGCTCAGGCTCGGTTTCGTTCCCAGATCAACTTCGGGGCAAAATCACGGGCATACCACACTATTGGGAATATGCCCGCAGAGTAACTTCTAGACTCGGAGAAGATGATTTTGTTTTTTGTGAAGGGGAAGGATTAGGAATTCCATTCGCTGCTGTTAATAGTAGTAAGAAAAATCGACCCAAAATCGTAGTACGCTTTCACAATATTAATCGACCTCGTGGAAAGTCAGCCTTAAGTTTATATCGCGTCGCCGACAAAATCGATTTATATGTCGCTCATTCCCGCGCTCAACTCGATTTTTTGCGAGACTATTTGCATTTACCCGAATCTAAAATTGGTTATTTTTGGTATACAACCGATTGTAAATTCTTTAAGCCAGGACAGCCATCTGCCAACAAAATTCGCCCCCTTATTGTCAGCGTTGGTTTAGAAAGACGAGATTACCATCTACTAGCTGCGGCGACTAAAGATTTAGATGTCGATGTTAAGATTGCTGGTTTTTCGCAATTTGCACCTGGACTAGCGCGGAATTTCCCCAAAACTATTCCTGTTAATATGTCCAATAGCTTTTATGCACTACCCGAATTACTTCAGCTTTATCACGATGCGGATCTAATTGTTGTCTGTGTCAAGCCTAGTGATTGGTCTGCTGGTGCGACAAGTCTAGTCGAAGCAATGGCTTGTCGTAAACCAATTGTCGTTACACGAACTGAAGGATTGAAAGAGTATTTGATGGATGCAGAGGCGATCCTTACAGTCGAACCAGGAGATGCCAAAGCTTTGCAGCAAGCGATCGCTCATTTGCTAAATAATCCCCAAGAAGCAGAAGCAAGAGCAGAAAAAGCTTACCAGCTTGCCATCAAGCGTCATCAAGTCGAACAACAAATCGAAACCATCGCCACATTGATGGAGAATATTTGA
- the fmt gene encoding methionyl-tRNA formyltransferase — MKIVFFGTPQFAVTTLTKLLEHPEIEVVGVVTQPDKRRGRGSKTIPSAVKKIAREHNLTIWQPRRIKKDQETLNNLRNTQADAFVVVAYGQILSSEILEMPKLGCINVHGSLLPQYRGAAPIQWSIVNGDRLTGITTMLMDEGMDTGDMLLKAETQIKLLDNAHNLAASLATQGADLLLDTLFKLEQQQISPTRQDNSQATYARLIDKSDFIIDWSKSAVEVHNQVRGFFPNCAATLQDKKLKISATVPLTQATIQDLPEKYISIKQQYLELASLSGEPGEIVKNIKNFGAVVQTGLGLLLLEQVQLAGKRSQSGWDFVNGMRLAVGTKINNG, encoded by the coding sequence ATGAAAATTGTCTTTTTTGGTACTCCTCAATTTGCCGTTACTACTTTAACTAAACTCTTAGAACACCCTGAGATTGAGGTTGTGGGAGTAGTGACTCAACCAGATAAAAGAAGAGGTAGAGGCAGTAAAACTATTCCCTCGGCGGTTAAAAAAATTGCCAGAGAACATAATTTAACTATCTGGCAACCTCGAAGAATTAAAAAAGACCAAGAAACTTTAAATAATCTCAGAAATACTCAAGCAGATGCTTTTGTCGTCGTAGCTTATGGACAGATTTTATCCTCAGAAATCTTAGAAATGCCCAAATTAGGCTGTATCAACGTTCATGGTTCGCTATTACCCCAATACCGCGGTGCTGCGCCGATTCAGTGGAGCATTGTCAATGGCGATCGCCTTACAGGCATCACTACTATGTTGATGGACGAGGGTATGGATACGGGAGATATGCTGCTCAAAGCCGAAACCCAAATCAAACTTTTAGATAATGCCCATAATTTAGCTGCTAGTCTCGCCACTCAGGGAGCAGATTTATTGTTGGATACTCTATTCAAACTAGAACAACAGCAGATTTCACCCACTCGGCAAGATAACAGCCAGGCTACCTATGCACGATTAATTGATAAGTCTGATTTTATAATTGATTGGTCAAAAAGTGCAGTAGAAGTACACAATCAAGTGCGAGGCTTTTTCCCTAATTGTGCTGCCACGTTGCAGGATAAAAAACTAAAAATAAGTGCTACAGTTCCTCTTACCCAAGCTACTATTCAAGACCTGCCAGAAAAATACATTAGCATTAAACAACAATACTTAGAATTAGCCTCGCTTTCAGGTGAACCAGGAGAAATAGTCAAAAATATCAAAAACTTTGGTGCAGTTGTGCAGACAGGTTTAGGCTTATTACTCCTAGAACAGGTACAGCTTGCAGGGAAACGCTCTCAATCTGGTTGGGATTTTGTCAATGGAATGCGTTTGGCTGTCGGTACTAAAATAAATAACGGCTAA
- the purD gene encoding phosphoribosylamine--glycine ligase: MKVLVVGNGGREHTLAWTLLQSFNVDEVFCTPGNGGTATMSNCHNLALAVDDFAGIADAVKANQISLVVVGPEVPLSLGIVDYLRERNIAVFGPTKEGAQIESSKSWAKEIMTQANVPTAKSKTFTNAAAAKDYLRAQGAPIVVKADGLAAGKGVIVATTIEEAIAAVDLLRDNSGKLVIEEFLTGSEVSVLAVTDGKTIRPLSPAQDHKRIGEGDTGKNTGGMGAYSPVPLVTPELMTRIEQEILQPTLDILKQKKIDYCGVLYAGLMITPEGEPKVIEFNCRFGDPETQVVLPLLDTPLDEILLACVEQKLSQLPPIKTKAGSAVCIVAASGGYPDTYEKGKAIAGIAEATNKGAIVFHAGTKLEQEEILTDGGRVLGITAIGDDFEQAIASAYNAVESIQFERMYYRRDIGHKYKN; the protein is encoded by the coding sequence ATGAAAGTATTAGTAGTGGGCAATGGTGGCAGAGAACATACCCTAGCCTGGACATTATTACAATCTTTTAACGTAGACGAAGTTTTTTGTACTCCTGGCAATGGTGGCACTGCAACTATGTCAAACTGCCACAACTTAGCTTTAGCTGTGGATGATTTTGCAGGTATTGCCGATGCGGTTAAAGCCAATCAAATTTCTTTAGTGGTAGTAGGACCAGAAGTTCCTTTATCTTTGGGAATTGTCGATTATTTACGAGAGCGTAATATTGCTGTTTTTGGACCGACGAAAGAAGGCGCGCAAATAGAATCGAGCAAGTCTTGGGCAAAAGAAATTATGACTCAGGCAAATGTCCCTACTGCCAAGTCTAAGACTTTTACTAATGCTGCTGCTGCCAAAGATTATCTTCGCGCTCAAGGTGCGCCGATTGTGGTCAAAGCCGATGGTTTAGCTGCGGGGAAAGGGGTAATTGTGGCAACTACTATAGAGGAGGCGATCGCAGCAGTAGATTTACTAAGGGATAATTCTGGTAAATTAGTCATCGAAGAATTTCTTACAGGCTCAGAAGTATCGGTTTTGGCGGTTACCGATGGTAAGACTATTCGCCCCCTGTCTCCCGCCCAGGATCATAAACGGATCGGCGAGGGAGATACGGGCAAAAATACGGGCGGAATGGGTGCTTATTCTCCTGTGCCATTAGTAACGCCAGAGTTAATGACAAGAATTGAACAAGAAATCTTGCAGCCTACTTTAGATATTCTCAAGCAAAAGAAGATTGATTATTGCGGAGTACTGTATGCAGGTTTGATGATTACCCCTGAAGGTGAACCAAAAGTAATTGAATTTAACTGTCGTTTTGGCGATCCTGAAACTCAGGTAGTATTACCTCTTTTAGATACGCCTTTAGATGAGATTTTACTTGCCTGTGTCGAACAAAAATTATCACAATTGCCGCCAATCAAAACCAAAGCAGGTAGTGCGGTGTGCATAGTGGCTGCTTCTGGAGGCTATCCCGATACTTACGAGAAAGGCAAGGCGATCGCAGGAATAGCTGAAGCTACCAATAAAGGTGCAATAGTATTTCATGCAGGTACAAAACTAGAACAAGAAGAAATTCTTACCGATGGTGGTAGAGTGCTAGGAATTACTGCTATTGGAGATGATTTTGAGCAGGCGATCGCTTCTGCATACAATGCAGTAGAATCAATTCAGTTTGAGCGAATGTATTACCGTCGTGACATTGGGCATAAGTACAAAAACTAA
- the nblS gene encoding two-component system sensor histidine kinase NblS, translated as MLTFITKIKEVISLWWSDFTLQTKLMAAATLIVSLIMSSITFWAVNTIQLESNINDTRFGSDLSILIASNAAPLVAENDLTGLANFSDRFYRSTSSIRYIIYADRAGSIFFGIPYSQAEVQNSLTIKRRIKLPNNYDPNIDLPFVRQHQTPNGQVTDVFVPLRHNNKYLGVMAVGINPNPTIVASTNLTRDVTIAVFITIWAMVILGNVFNALMITKPIKELLVGVRNIAAKNFKQRIDLPLRGELGELISSFNQMAEKLEKYEEQNIEELTSEKAKLETLVSTIADGAMLIDPEMRIILANPTARNIFGWEKEAIGENVLHRLPSELTVKLTKPLYQMIDSKTEPETKVEPEKSISSEAEKHHLLPTKDEFRITVNKPVSRTIRVLLRRVVDGGSENVKGIAMTVQDITREVELNEAKSQFISNVSHELRTPLFNIKSFIETLSEYGENLTHVQRKEFLDTANHETDRLTRLVNDVLDLSRLESSRAYSLSEVDLIQPIEQTLRTCQLNAKDKGIELDRVLESNLPAVLGNYDLLLQVLTNLVGNSLKFTNSGGKVTVRAYATKADSNTLRQPAVRIEVMDTGIGISKEDKDAIFERFFRVENRVHTLEGTGLGLSIVRNIIEKHNSRVYIDSEVGVGTSFWFELPIYQAEVKEAAEVISK; from the coding sequence TTGCTGACCTTCATTACTAAAATCAAAGAAGTTATCTCCCTCTGGTGGTCTGATTTTACCCTCCAGACTAAGCTGATGGCTGCTGCTACCTTGATAGTTTCTTTGATTATGAGCAGCATAACTTTCTGGGCAGTCAATACAATTCAGCTAGAGTCAAATATTAATGACACCCGCTTTGGAAGTGATTTAAGCATCTTAATTGCTTCCAATGCAGCACCCTTAGTAGCTGAAAATGACTTAACAGGTTTAGCAAATTTTTCCGATCGTTTTTACCGCAGCACCTCCAGTATTCGTTACATAATCTATGCCGATCGTGCGGGGAGTATCTTTTTCGGCATTCCCTATTCCCAAGCAGAAGTCCAAAACTCTCTGACGATCAAACGTCGTATTAAGCTACCCAACAACTACGATCCAAATATTGATTTGCCCTTTGTGCGGCAACATCAAACACCCAACGGACAAGTAACCGACGTTTTTGTGCCTCTACGGCACAACAATAAGTATTTAGGGGTGATGGCAGTCGGCATCAATCCCAATCCCACAATTGTGGCTTCGACCAATTTGACGCGAGATGTAACAATTGCCGTATTTATTACGATCTGGGCAATGGTAATTTTGGGCAATGTATTTAATGCCTTGATGATCACTAAACCGATCAAAGAACTGTTGGTAGGGGTAAGAAACATTGCTGCAAAAAACTTTAAGCAACGAATCGATCTGCCTTTGAGAGGCGAGTTAGGAGAGTTAATTAGTAGCTTTAATCAAATGGCTGAGAAGCTAGAAAAATATGAAGAACAAAATATTGAAGAATTAACCTCAGAAAAAGCAAAGCTGGAAACTTTGGTATCTACCATTGCTGATGGGGCAATGTTAATCGATCCAGAAATGCGGATTATTTTAGCCAATCCTACAGCCAGAAACATTTTTGGTTGGGAAAAAGAGGCGATCGGTGAAAATGTTTTGCATCGTCTGCCTTCAGAATTGACGGTTAAGCTAACTAAACCACTTTATCAGATGATTGATAGCAAGACTGAGCCAGAAACTAAGGTTGAACCAGAAAAGTCTATTTCTTCAGAAGCAGAAAAACATCATCTTTTACCCACCAAAGACGAATTTCGGATTACTGTAAACAAACCTGTATCCAGAACTATTCGGGTTTTACTCCGTCGAGTTGTCGATGGCGGTAGCGAAAATGTTAAGGGAATTGCCATGACGGTTCAAGATATTACCCGTGAAGTGGAGTTAAACGAAGCAAAAAGTCAATTTATCAGCAATGTCTCCCATGAATTGAGAACTCCTTTATTTAACATCAAGTCTTTTATTGAAACCCTCTCAGAATATGGCGAGAATTTAACTCACGTTCAAAGAAAAGAGTTTTTAGATACGGCTAACCACGAAACAGATCGTTTAACTCGTTTAGTTAATGATGTTTTAGACCTATCTCGCCTAGAATCTTCTCGTGCCTATAGCCTCAGTGAAGTAGATTTGATTCAACCCATAGAACAGACTTTGCGAACCTGCCAGCTAAACGCTAAAGATAAAGGAATTGAATTAGATCGGGTGCTTGAGTCTAACTTGCCTGCTGTATTGGGTAACTACGATTTATTACTACAGGTATTAACTAATCTGGTGGGCAATAGCTTAAAATTTACTAATTCGGGCGGAAAAGTTACGGTTAGAGCCTACGCAACCAAAGCTGATTCTAATACATTACGCCAGCCAGCAGTTAGGATAGAAGTAATGGATACAGGAATCGGCATTTCTAAAGAAGATAAAGATGCTATTTTTGAGCGTTTCTTTAGAGTAGAAAATCGAGTTCACACCCTTGAAGGCACTGGTTTAGGTCTTTCTATTGTCAGAAATATAATTGAAAAGCACAACAGCAGAGTTTATATCGATAGTGAAGTTGGTGTCGGCACAAGCTTCTGGTTTGAATTACCAATTTATCAGGCTGAAGTTAAAGAAGCTGCTGAAGTAATAAGTAAGTAG
- the psb34 gene encoding photosystem II assembly protein Psb34: MPYTEEEGGILNNFAKEPKMYTADEPDKAEKRNYTILGVLGFLLVGGIIAVAIFASTAS; encoded by the coding sequence ATGCCATATACAGAAGAAGAAGGTGGAATATTAAACAACTTTGCTAAAGAGCCAAAAATGTATACAGCCGACGAGCCTGATAAAGCTGAGAAACGCAACTATACCATTCTCGGAGTGCTAGGGTTTTTGCTGGTGGGCGGTATCATAGCAGTCGCAATATTCGCATCTACTGCCAGCTAA
- a CDS encoding phosphoribosylanthranilate isomerase yields the protein MRVKICGITQIKQGQEIVALGANSLGFICVKRSPRYITPANIKAIADNLLPRVDKVGVFADHSLAEIVTVVNTANLTAVQLHGSETPDFCAQLRQALSIKIELIKAFRIKTAASLLNTKAYTDKVDTLLLDAYHPQMLGGTGKTIDWQDLKQFKPALPWMLAGGLNPDNIADALSRLQPDGIDLSSGVERSPGDKDLNKVTQLFKQLTINN from the coding sequence ATGCGAGTTAAAATCTGCGGAATTACTCAAATTAAACAAGGTCAAGAAATTGTGGCATTGGGCGCAAATAGCTTGGGCTTTATTTGTGTGAAGCGATCGCCTCGCTATATTACTCCAGCTAATATTAAGGCGATCGCCGATAATTTATTACCGCGAGTTGATAAGGTGGGAGTTTTTGCCGATCATTCTTTAGCTGAAATTGTCACGGTAGTTAATACAGCAAATCTAACTGCGGTGCAGCTACACGGCTCAGAAACTCCCGACTTTTGCGCTCAATTACGTCAGGCACTTTCTATTAAAATTGAACTAATCAAAGCCTTTCGGATTAAAACTGCTGCATCCCTGCTAAATACTAAAGCCTATACAGACAAAGTAGATACTTTGCTTCTAGACGCTTATCATCCTCAAATGCTGGGTGGCACAGGCAAAACTATTGACTGGCAGGACTTAAAGCAATTTAAACCAGCTTTACCTTGGATGCTGGCTGGGGGATTAAACCCTGATAATATCGCCGATGCCCTATCTCGCCTCCAACCCGACGGGATCGATCTTTCTAGTGGCGTAGAGCGATCGCCTGGAGACAAAGACTTAAATAAGGTAACTCAACTCTTTAAGCAGTTAACAATTAACAATTAG
- the psbP gene encoding photosystem II reaction center PsbP yields the protein MFKSFFAGLLIVLSLLVTSCSTGVTGLQSYVNTSKGYEFLYPNGWIPVNLGTSARKTVDVVFRDLVETTENLSVIINNVPDDKTLEDLGDPSEVGYRLLKVINNTDPDKKAEFLRAESRQNKDKTYYLLEYEENLPDREERHNIASVSVSRGKIFTFSLSTPQRRWDKVKDSFEVAAKSFTVR from the coding sequence ATGTTCAAGTCTTTCTTCGCTGGCTTGCTAATTGTTTTAAGCTTATTGGTAACAAGTTGTTCTACAGGAGTAACTGGCTTACAAAGTTACGTCAACACTAGTAAAGGTTATGAGTTTTTGTATCCTAACGGTTGGATACCCGTTAATTTAGGAACATCTGCTAGAAAAACCGTAGATGTCGTATTTCGTGATTTGGTAGAGACAACAGAAAATCTTAGCGTTATTATTAATAATGTTCCTGATGACAAAACCTTAGAAGATTTAGGCGATCCCTCAGAAGTTGGATATCGTCTGCTCAAAGTAATTAATAATACCGATCCTGATAAAAAAGCAGAATTTCTCAGAGCCGAATCTCGTCAAAACAAAGACAAAACTTACTATCTTCTAGAATATGAAGAAAACTTGCCCGATCGAGAAGAAAGACATAATATTGCTAGCGTTTCCGTTAGTCGTGGTAAAATTTTTACCTTTAGTCTGTCTACCCCTCAAAGACGGTGGGATAAAGTTAAAGACAGTTTTGAAGTTGCAGCAAAATCTTTTACCGTCAGGTAA